The genomic region TTATTACAGaacactgagttccctgtgctatacagcaggcagGACAGGGTTTTTTCAGGATACCCTCAGCATAGTGCTACCCTCATTCACCTGTGTTGAGACCGCCTGacatctctctttctcctttgtctctgaCTCAACACAGTTTTCACTGTCAAGGTTTCATGCTACAGGCAaacggccaaaaaaaaagatagagaTGAGCTCCCAGCAGCTGAGCTGACATCTGgtgtctgtgttttgttttggggtCGGGGGAGAGAGTATGTTGGGTTAAACGCAATCTGTCTTAATATGCCTTTAAAGTTCTGTTCTTGGATGAAAGTTAACTTTTATTTAGAGAAAAGTAAGGTTCATTTCATCTCCAGTGTCAGGGACAATGATTTAAAGAAACATATGGCTAACTATTGTGTTTGACAAGACGTTATAGGGACAGGTCGGATGTTTTCTGCCCCACACCAGAAGCATTATGTTTCTCCAAGATATTTCGCTATTAGCAAGAAACGGCTTTAGATATCATAATCTTGGTATTTTAGATGGTTGTTACCATAGacttttttaaagttgaagtatagttgatttacaatgctaatCACTGCTGTactgcaaatatatatatttatttattcttttccattatgatttatcataggatactgaatatagttctttttgctatacagtaggaccttgtttatccattcaaaagCTTACATTTGCTAACCATAGACTTGTTCAGTGTCTAGACAGACTcagttggggaggggggtggttggAACATGTCTTAAAATTATGTACTATTAATACATgccttatttctttgaaaatgtgtagaattttgagttttcatttaaaatatttgtatattcttttgCCTTATGATGAAAGTCTTATTTGCCAATTATATTAATACACTTTGCATGTGTTTCTAATAATTAATGCCAAATAACTGGCAAAATGTGAGTATGGACAAATGTTTAATATACCTTAtagatacttttattttcatatatgccTCTGTGTAACTTCTGATGTTTTTTACAAGTACACATAGAACATCATGTTGATGGACAACCagggaaaattttttatttgaatcttGATATCtaattttgattaatatttttcaaCAATTATGTgacatatttatatgtgtaaaaCTACTTCATGAAGCCTAGTTTATCCTTCTATCCTGTGAAATCTTTGCCTCGATTCATATTCCTCtactttcttaaaaagaaaaaattggaaacataCACGTGTTTTATATCTTACATTTTTCTTCTCAGAGTGTATTGTGGCGGAAGATCTGTATCAGTGCACAGATAACTCCCTCACACATCTCTGCAGCCTCAGAGTTTCCTGTTGTGCGTTTGGCCACTTCCACTCATGCAGCAGATGACTTCATGATCGTAGTCTTCATTTCCATTGCCTTTGCACACATGAGCAAAAATTCTAAGTGCCCACTTAACGTGAGATTATATGAGATGCAGGCTTAATATTGAAAATTGAGGGACATGGTGATTATGACACacttcttttcatccttttcacTCTTCATTCCTCTAACTTCAGTAAAACCAGCGCCCTCTAGGCACTGATGTGATGTTTTCTGCCAGCTTGGAAATGGGGACTATATTCCTCATTCAGACAGGAATTGGCCTCATGGGAAACAtctccctcttttgtctttatAACTTCACTTTGCTCACTGGACATAATTTGAGGCCCATAGACCCAATCCTCATGCAACTGGTCATCGCCAATGCCACAGTTCTTTTCTCTAAAGGCATACCACAGACACTGGCAGCTTTCGGATGGAGGTATTTCCTGGATGACACTGGATGTAAACTTGTCTTCTATTTCCACAGAGTAGCCACGGGAGTTTCCTTTAGCACCACCTGCCTCTTCAATGGCTTCCAGGCCCTTAAGCTCAAGCCCAGTATCTGGAGGTGGATGGAACTCCAGATGAGAGCTCTAAGATTCATTGCcttctgctgtttcctctgctggATTGGGCATATCTTGATAAATTCTTGTATTCTTATCATAGTAAAGGGTCCACTGAATGAGAAGAACTTCAGTACGAGAAATAATTACGGGTACTGTTCTTGGTATATGACAGAGGGTTCTCTGGGCTCACTATACACAGTCATGTACTTTTTCCTTGATATTCTGAGTTTAGGTTTTATGGTCTGGGCCAGTGGCTCTATAGTTCTTTTCCTGTGCAGACACAAACGGCGAATCCAACGCATTTGCAGCCACCGAGTCTCCCCCAGACCTTCCTGTGAGGGCAGAGCCACACGCACTGTCCTGGTCCTGGTAAGCTCCTTTGTTACATTCTATACAGTCTACATCATTTTGACAATTTGGATGACTCTAGTTGCAAACCCAGGGCAGTGGATGGTGAACACCTCTGTCCTTTTGGCCACATGTTTTCCAGCATTCAGCCCCTTTGTGCTCATTATCAAGGACACGCGTATCTCTCAGTTCTGCTTTGCCTGTAGGGCAAGGAAAACACTGTTTGCTAATGTGATTGTTGTTCTATGAGTCTGTTCTCAGTGGCATTCAAATATTTATCTCAACATTTGTGAATATTTTGGGGACCTCTTAAGTGTTGGGTATTAATTAACcctaaaaggaaatatattatcTGTTTCTAATGGCCAACATtaagtatttaaataattaaaacttatttttatcagCTGTTTTCactcaaataatttcaaaatattctgaCTTTAAATACTaatagcttatttttttaaaaggtctgtTTATCTCTGGATAATTGAGTGtgctctattttttaaagtcttactCAATCTTTTGTAATTGGAAATCCCagcaattttaatgaagtctagaTATAATGTACACACATGTGTAAATATCTACATTCAACTGCCAATAGCATTTATTACATACCAAAATTATGAGTCTTTAATCTTACTTAATTCCAAAATTATCAAATCTATTTTACTGTTGTTTTATAAAGTTAATATACACATGTtcaatgatttcctttgtttattttaaagtttgtgagaaaactatcatttattttacagtacttttttaacatttaaaagcaatatgctgtgctcagtcacttcagtcgtgtccaactctttgcaacctatggactgtagccagccaggctcctctgtccatgtgattctccagacaagaatactggagtgggttgccatgccctcctccaggggatcttcccaaccaaggaatcgaaccaATGTctctggggtcccctgcattgtaggcagtttctttacccactgagccacctgggaagcccattagcaCACTAAGACCCCATAGACCTTATTCCCATTAGCTCACGGTATCAGAGTGTGGAGAAGCAAACCTACAGATCTGTCTCCCGACTACCTTCATAAGGCATGTAACTGGTCTGTTACCAACTGCACAGGCCTCCTGAACGCATGGTTTTTCCAGCCCTGCAGAGCCCGTTAAATTGCTGATGTAAGCGATATATGCAGTAGGCAAGGGCACCAGTATAAAGACAAACACTCACTGAAGTATCAGAGCAGCATTTCACATGCTCTCCTCAAGCACAGGATATGGAGTAAGTgaagaacagaagcagaagtcatGTCCTAGAGCAGGCCTGGTGGGCACTGCCAGTGGGCTGTGCAGtagtgtctttgtgtgtgtgtgttagtcactcagttgtgtcccactcttttgcaaccccattgaactgtagcccgccaggctcctctgtccatggaattctccaggcaagaatactggagtggattgccatttccttctccagagtgtcTTATACAGGAATTGTTAATTTGCATGTCATAGGTCAAATTTATAAGCAATGATGttcagttacttagtcatgtctgactctttgcaaccccatggactgcagcatgccaagcctccctgtccttcactatctcccagtctgttgaaactcatgtccattgagtcggtgatgccatccaacaatcatcctctgtagccccctttcCTTTTCCAGTCAGTTATAAACAGTAATCTCTATTAAATGTTAACCTGAAAAAAATGATAccggtttttgtttttatgttaaccattcttctatattttttcattcttttatttttaatacaacttTCTTGAACCTTGTATTGATAACTCAGAAGAGAGTCCACCTCTTGTCAATTGGCTTGCAATAGGAATCTTTACTGTCTTAAATTAGGctaatagtttttttaaatataagcttTCTCACAAATCCCATTAACATCGACGTACTTAATCCTCCTTTGTATCAGTTTATGCAGTTTTCAGAAAGTTTGAAGAATTCACGCATTCTTGACACTTGTGCAATTACTAATATTGTGTCCACAACACATTAAGTTTGGTCCATCATTTCTATTCATTTGGTCCTTTCCGTTTCTAATAACATATCCCCATATTTGGTGACCAGGGTAATTGGAAGGGAGAAATAGGGGAAAGAATGGGGATTCCTAGAACACAGGCTTTGTTGGGGTTTCTGCAGGAAAGGCAAGGCAGGGCTGGGTAAAAAGCTTAAGGTTGGCTGGTTTGAATGATTTCCACAGGTTTTAGGGTAAATAGCCCTTTCCCTAGTCATCTAGTTCCTGGCCCTGGGTTGATTTAGGACAGGAGAAACATTCCCTTGTGTGTAAGTGGCAGGTGGCAGAGCCCTGAATCTACACTTGAATGGTGTGCTCCAGGGAGGCTATTTGCAATAGGAACACAACTCTAGCTCTGAGGTTGGCCCTGTGATTAGTCTCTGCCAAACTGACAGATACAGAATCTAAGAAAGTACCCATTAGAGAGtcagtgagtcactcagtcatgtctgactctttgtgaccccatagactgtagcctagcaggctcctctgtccatgggattttccaggcaatagtactggagtgggttgccatttccttctccaggggatcttcccaacccagggctcaaaccctggtctccctcattgtagacagatgctttaccatctgagccaccagggaagtccagagaaggACCCTAAGTCCAGATAAAAGGAGTTTTTACAGGTCGGCCCATAATTAGGTTTGCTGTTTTTTTATGGCATTAGCCAAGAAAACATCTGTAATTTGGGGGATCAGTGATATTATCTTGGTAGAGCTGTAAAGTACATTAAAATTGTGAGATCTACAATCAGTCTTGGTTTATGTCTCAGGGGAAGTTTGTGGGCCTAGCAGTGGTGCTGTGGGAGGGTGAAAGATGATGATTTAGTAAAGTTCATGCAAAGATTCTTGATATTTGGGTGTAACtaaggggaagaagggagaaggcaatggcgacccactccagtactcttgcctggaaactcccatggacggaggagcctggtaggctgcagtccatggggtcgcaaacagtcagacccaactgagggacttcactttcacttttcactttcatgcattggaaaaggaactggcaacccactccagtgttcttgcctggagcatcccagggacggggagcctggtgggctaccgtccacggggtcgcacagagtcagacacgactgaagtgacttagcagtagcagcagcaaggggaagTGGTCATGGTCAGAGATACAGTGCAAGAAATTGTGGTGTAAATGGAGGGGCTGGCAGGAGAAGGCACTGGGAGCTGAGGATTCCTCTGCCCAAGAAGTAAAGGGGTTGGTTGATCTGAGTCAGGTGCCTCCTGAGGAAATCATTAATCTCCACTAATATTTAGAAtggcactgggacttccctggctgacTAGTGGTTAGGccactgtgcttccactgcaggggaccggGTTCCATTGCTagacctagatcccacatgacacaactaAGATTCAGTGCAGTTAAAAGTTCTCTCCAAGATTTTCACAGAGGTAGTCATATAGACAAAACATGTAATAGAACAAAAACTAAGCGCTGTGCCAACGCTCTTTTAACATTTTGACTGTAATCATGTCTCCGCTTTTATGTTGAGAGTCCTGAGTTTAAGGCCTCTTCTTTTACTCCATTAACCATAGGCTTTGCTCTTATCTTTAATGTATTTCATCCTTGCCTGCCCACAATACCACTTAGCTAATTTCCGGATATCAGAATGGGCCAACCATCCCTGCAGATGCCGCCATGATGGAAACATTTCCCAGAATGACGGGTTCAGTAGGTCGCAGACTGCGTGGGGGATGAGCTAACAACCAGAAGAGTCGCTCCGAGAGCGTGCAACGTGTCGGGGTGGGACTTCCGGCATCTGGCACATAGCGGTTATTATGACTGTTTTTGATACCGTTCGCTGGATCGGAGGTTCGAGGTCCCCACTGCACAGTGGTGGGTCTGACATTCAGTGTGGGCGCTGCCGTAGTGTCTCCACCGTGTCCTGCTCAGGGCTACCTCTCATCTCCCGCGTAGCCCTGGCACTGCTCCGCCCACACCTTCCCATGGCCACGCTGAAGGCCCAGGCCCAGGTGAATGTCGGTTCGCCAGACTCTCAACCTTAACCCTACTTAAAAACGAAGGGTCTCCAGCTCTGGCTATAGCAGTGCATGCTCCTATTTCCAGAACAGCGGGGCAGTTATAGGCATAGGGTCCCCAGTTCTGACAGGGATGATGAAATGTGGAAGAGTGTTACAGGCAGACGGACACACATATTCAAAGCCTTGGAGGCACACACGAGCCAAGACCATTctggaaacctgggttccctCTCGTGTCCGCAGGAAGCAGTGTGAAAGGAGGCACACTTGGGCAGTCCAAGCAGCTGGGTCTTCAGTCGGGGGCTCCTGGGAATCATGGACGTTGGAAGACAGCAGGGACTCTGAGCCGTGGTTTTCAAAGTATTTGAGATGTTGCTCAGGGCGAGCAGACTGGGTGGGACAAGGCATGATGAAAGTGGAGGGGGGAAAACCAGTGAGGAGGCACAGGAGGACAGTTCTGGCGGTGGACAGTTCTAGAAGTGGCGGTAGCCTGGAGATTAATGCAGGTTCTTGATGGATCTTAATGATCGAAGTAAATAACCCCTCAGATTTTTTGCCCAAACATCTAGGAGAATGGAGATGGGGAATTTGGTGGGAGAAACAGGATTCAGGGCAGATTATCAGTTGGATTTTGGATATGGGGATTTTGAGATGCCCCAAAGTGGAGGTGGCACATAAGCAACTGGATTCCAGGTCTGGAGTTTGAGGAGGGACCCTGAGGCCTGGACCAGAATCAAGCCTTGTGCTCAGATCACGAGAGCAGGTTTTACTGTCAGATGAATCCTGAAGAGGGATGTGCTGAAGGGCAGAACTAAATTGAGAGTGTAGTGGGGAGGAGTACTCTGTTTGGTACAAGAAGAATCTGCCAGAGGGGAAAGCGGGAGGAAGTAAAGAGCCATGGCTGGAATGGAAATATTGGTGGAAAATGTAGATGCTCCTTTTTTAAGTCTCAGCAGACTCACATACACTCCCTGTAAACAGGGGAAAGGCCAGCCAGGCTCGTGCAGCAGCCTGGACCCAATCATGAACAGAGGGGTCTCAGCTTTCTCAggaaatttcaaatttataaatgGATGGACTCAAGGCTACCCAGGCACTTAATAATTGATTGAAATTGGTTCCAAAATCCACAGAGGATACCAGTCTtactttctggaactttctgggattttttaatatttttgatccatGGTTGCTTGACTCTGCAGATGCAAAACTGGTAGATATGCAAAGGACCaagcatttttattaaatatcacattttcttaaatGCTTAAAAGGCACGTAAGAAgcaaccaaattttaaaaaacacatcagTTTATTTACACCAATATCATTTCTTGAAGTGTTAATCCTGTGGGCAGAATTAGCTCACCTTTACTATTTTTGCTATTTCAAAtctggaaagatgatgctgtgaaagtgctgcactcaatttgccagcaaatttggaaaactcagcagtggccacaggactggaaaaagtccgtttccattccaatcccaaagaaaggcaatgccaaagaatgctcaaactactgcacaattgcactcatctcacacgctagtaaagtcatgctcaaaattctccaagccaggcttcagcaatatgtgaacagttagaactggacatggaacaacagactggttccaaataggaaaaggagtacgtcaaggctgtatattgtcatcctgcttatttaatttatatgcagagtacatcatgagaaacgctggactggaagaaacacaagctggaatcaagattgccgggagaaatatcaataacctcagatattcagatgacaccacccttatggcagaaagtgaagaggaactaaaaaacctcttgatgaaagtgaaagtggagagtgaaaaagttggcttaaagctcaacattcagaaaatgaagatcatggcatctggtcccatcacttcatgggaaatagatggggaaacagtggaaacagtgtcagactttatcttttgggactccaaaatcactgcagatggtgactacagccatgaaattaaaagacgcttactccttggaaggaaagttatatccaacctagatagcatattcaaaagcagagacattactttgccaacaaaggctcgtctagtcaaggctatggtttttcctgtggtcatgtatggatgtgagagttggactgtgaagaaggctgagcgccaaagaattgatgcttttgaactgtggtgttggagaagactcttgagagtcccttggactgcaaggagatccaaccagtccattctgaaggagatcagccctgggatttctttggaaggaatgatgctaaagctgaaactccagtgctttggccacctcacgcgaagagttgactcattggaaaagactctgatgctgggagggattgggggcaggaggagaaggggatgacagaggatgagatggctggatggcatcactgactcgatggatgtgagtctgagtgaactccgggagttggtgatgaacagggaggcctggtgtgctgcgattcatggggttgcaaagagtcggacacgactgagcgactgaactgaaccaactgaacttactattttttaaaaacatccatAAATTTGCTGCTTTAGCCATCTCTAAGTACATTCTTTAAAAGTATAGAGTACATTTATGTTGTTCACAGGATTCACCCATGTTGTGGCAGGTatcaaaatttccttcctttttaaagttgaataatattccagtgtatgtATACAACACCTGTTTATCCATTCAgtggttgatggacatttgggttgttttgacCTGTGGCTATGGTGAATAACGCTGCCATGAACATGGCTGTACAAATGTATCTTCATGtccttgctttaaaatgtttggaGTATATGcttaaaagtgaaattgctgagttATATGTTaaatctatgtttaattttttaagattttgtcataccattttccatagcagctccaccattttacatttccaccagcaatacCACAAGGGTTCCAAATCTTCCACAGCCTAGCCAACTTCTACTTAGAAACTTCTAAATATACAATTCAGTTTTGTTAACTAAAGTCATTAAGCTGTGAATTACATCCACAAGTCTTAATCATCTTTCAACTAGAAGTCTGTAACTTCTGATATCCTTCACTCATTTTATCTACCTATCTTCTCTTCTGGCAATCACTAATCTGTTGTCTGCATCTGAGTTTGGTGGTGgtgttgattttttaattttatgtattttacgaTTTTTTacgatttttattttacttttttttacaattttttacgATTCTTGAACACCATGGTTAGAACTGCTTGGATTCACTCATACAGGGATATTTTTCAGTAAATAGAACACTAAATGATCTTTAGTTGAATGAATCCACAACTGGGAAACTTCAGAAAGGACCTAAGCATCCACAGATTTCAGTATATGCATGGGATCCTGGAGCCAATCCTCTGTGGAAACTGAGGATTGACCActggatttgtctttctctctctgacttatttcactttagcaCACTGCCCTCAAAATCCAATCACATTGTTGTAAATGGgaaattttccttctatttttatggttgaataaaactgaatagtattccatatatatgacaCGATTGTCATCCagtcatctatcaatggacatgtaggttgtttcTAAGTCTTGGAGATTATAAATAATGCAGCAGTAAACATGGGGTACATCTTTTTGAGATGATGATGATTTCAATCCCTTTGGATAAATACACAGTGATGGAACTGCTGATTATATGATAgtactgtttttagttttataaggatTCTTCATGCTCCTTTCCACAGGGGCTGCAACAATATACAGTCCCACCACCATTGCACAAGGGGTCCCGTttttccacatcttcaccaatatgtatttcttgtctttttcataACAGATATaataacaggtgtgaggtggtatctcattgtgatatTGACTTGCATTTCCACGACCATTattgatactgagcatcttttcatgcagaAGATTCCCATTTTTGTATCTATTCCAAAAAGCTGTGTATTCCAATTTAACAGATAACAGTttatacaaacaaaaacaaaacaaaaacccagcaacAATGTACTCCATCATGCATTTTCAAACACActcatatatgtatgtttatataaaactaaaacaaatgagAACAACAATATAATGGAGAGAAAacaattagtattttttaaaattataagctaTTTAAACTACCCATGAAGCCATAAAGTGTCACCTGAAAGTGGACTTGAattagttttaaataaatattggaaaCTCTAGtgcaaatacattaaaaatgaaaaggaacaaggATAGCTGATATGCtaacaaaggagagagaaaggatcaTACAAAATGCTTCATTAAAACTACAAAAAGCAGACTGGAAGATTAAATAGGAAGAACAAgggcaatgaaaagaaaatggtaacaaaTATGTTAGATGTTTATCCAATTATATCACTATATTAAACATTGATAGGCTCAATGCACCAATTAAAAGAAAGATTATCAGACTGGATCAAAAAACAGGACTCAGTTATACGCTGTCtccaagaaacccactttaaatgCCACAAGCAGgcgtagggacttccctggtggtccagtggttaagacagccCGCCCCCATTGCAGGGAACATGTGTTTGATCCCACATCAGATTCCTGCATACTGAGTCCCACAATCCCACATACTgaacagtcaaaaataataaCTGTATTAGTATCAAAACAGAGTTCATGTAAGCAAAGTTACCAAGAATAGATGGTTTGAATGGGTCTACATCTGTTAAAGAAACTGACTCAATGATGAATACACTTCCAAATTTTCTGGGAATGCCATTTGCCCAGATTGCTTCACTAGTCAAATCtgacaaacattaaaaaagagaTTATTCAATTCTCTAAttgttttcagaaaacaaaaaccaggaaATAGTTCCACACCAATTTCATGAGAAAATaccaaaacaaagacattacaagaaaactaTTGATCAATACCTCTCAAGAACATAGTTGCAACAATCCCAACATAGTTACCAGTAAACTGTTTCAAAAACTGTTGGAAAAGAATTATACGCTGTGACCACCTGAAAAGGATCCAAGGAATGCAATGctgatttaacatttaaaaactaatataatCCATGTCATCAGCAGGTTAAAAACCAactcttggggacttccctggtggcccagtagctaagactccatactcccaggCAGGGGCCTTGGGTGCAatctctggtccgggaactaaaTCCAACAAGCCTCAACTAAGTTTGAAGCTGCAgccaaagatcccacataccacaactaagacccagtgcagtgaaataactgaaaaaacaaacaaacaaaaactcatcaTCTCACCTATTCTGACAAAATACAACagtcattcatgataaaaatctcATAATaacctaaaaacagaaaaat from Bos javanicus breed banteng chromosome 18, ARS-OSU_banteng_1.0, whole genome shotgun sequence harbors:
- the LOC133231174 gene encoding vomeronasal type-1 receptor 1 — translated: MFSASLEMGTIFLIQTGIGLMGNISLFCLYNFTLLTGHNLRPIDPILMQLVIANATVLFSKGIPQTLAAFGWRYFLDDTGCKLVFYFHRVATGVSFSTTCLFNGFQALKLKPSIWRWMELQMRALRFIAFCCFLCWIGHILINSCILIIVKGPLNEKNFSTRNNYGYCSWYMTEGSLGSLYTVMYFFLDILSLGFMVWASGSIVLFLCRHKRRIQRICSHRVSPRPSCEGRATRTVLVLVSSFVTFYTVYIILTIWMTLVANPGQWMVNTSVLLATCFPAFSPFVLIIKDTRISQFCFACRARKTLFANVIVVL